CCTGGTTGTATTTCAAGAATACAGTACATCCAAAGCCTTGACTAGCCTGCTCCAAAGTCTCCCGTGCTATTTTAGGGTGGGGTTTGCTAGATCCCCTTCAACTTCTGTCAGTTTCTCCTACAGCACCCAAATTTATCAGTAACATCCTCTTGGGTCCTATCCAAACCCTCGGATCCTTGACAAAGTTTACACCCAAACACACCAGCTGCTCTCGTAGTCATGGGTTTATTGACACTCTGGAAGAATTTCTAGTGAGGCACCATGTTGACACAAACTGGAAGAGACCGCAGCGTGTGAAGAACTCATTCGATCCTTTCCCAAATGCCAGAtcttcctcctggcttctccgCCGCTGCCCTTTCCAGCCCCCAATACCATCTGTTCCCAGAGTCGCCTCACGTCGGAGACCAATGAGGCTTGAAGCCTCCTCTAGGCAGGCACAGCAGGAAGTGTTTGAAAGTTGCTGGTACGTgaaaggagtggggtgagggcAGAAAACAGGTCCCAAGTGTGTTTTTAAACACAGGCATTGTATGCTTAATTAAGACAAGTCGTCAGCTGCCCGTCAAACTTTCAGAAGGAGGTAAAGTCAGCGGAGGTGGAAGAAGTCTGCAGGTGCAGCCGGTGAAGTGTGTGCAAGAGGAAGCCCACAGCCTTGCTTCAATCTCCTCCTACTGCTGTGTTGAAATTGTGCTATGGCGGCTCTGACGCCAACCGGAGATTGAGGTTCCCTTGTGCAGCGCTGCAATATGGCATGACTACAGTAAGGGTAAGCACACACTCACAGCCAGTTGCGTAAAGCTGGGAGCAGGGCGCTGGGTCCTCAGCTTCCTGGCTCCctgcctgtcaatcacctgacaacCCAATGCCATATAAAGGGAGCAAGAAGCAGGAAGGTGAAACTTAGGCAAAGCGGGCAGGAGCATTCCAACCGCTCTTGGCAGGCAAATGTACCCCAACGGAGGAAGAAAAGGCAGCGCTGGCCTTGCCTGACCTGTCTGCCCCCCGAAGCCTGGCTAGATATTATGCAGTTGGCAGGGTTGAGAATTCTCTACATGGGTTCGGCCCATCTCAGGCCACTCAGGCGATCTCTGCCCTGCccattccctttccccctccctgtggaTCTGAGAAGTCTGCTCATAAGGCAGCTCCTGCTTGTTTCTCTTTCCCATAGGGGATGGAGAAAGAGAACCTGATGTTTTACTTCTTCCCCGCTCGCTTTCTTAGGTCTGGCCCTCTCTTCCCAGGCTGATGCCAGGAGAGCGAACACACAGGTTCAGAGAGAACGGAAGGTGACTCTCCATACCCAGCCCCTTCCCCCACCGCAGGTTCCAGCTGCTATTCCCATTAGTGATTTTCTTGTGGGGCTGGGATAGGTGCAGGCCCAGCCAAGGCCACTCAGCCCAAATGCCAAATCCCACCTGCCCCTACGGCCTCTTCCAATCAGGCCTTGCATCGTAGAACCCAAGGGCACCCCTTTGCTCAATTTCCCACACCAAGGCCAACCCCTCGGTAGGTACTTTAGACAATCAGAGAAAGGGGAAGCTGGGAGAAAAGACATCACACCACCAGAGGAAGAGGCTGAGCAGGACAGGGATCAGAGGAAAGCCGTCAGGGCTGCCTCTCAGGCTCACAAGCACCCACAATCTTCCACAGCGCAGGGACCTTCACTATTTGTCCCAGGCCAACAGTGAACAGTCTGACTGAGACCCTACGAGAGACAAGCAGCTCCCTCTACTGCCCAACGCCAGACACTTCAGGCACCTATTTACACCGCCTAGGGGTCAGGTAGTCCAGTTTCTGAGCTTCACTGGCCATTTTAACTTGGGTCTGTCCCAGATTAGGGCCCCGGAGTGTTGTGGCAAATTGTTCCCAGCCGAATGCCACTCAGGCGCTTGGGGAATTCCGGCCGCCGCCTGCAAGGTTTCACTGTCTCTGCAGCCTCGCATGCAGCGTGGAGAAAGCGGGGCAGAAAACATGAAACGGAATCCGAAGCCATCCGCCTCCACAAGTTTATACGGCTGCAGGCAGAGTCCTGGCAGCTTCTGTGCCATGCTCAGGCCCGACTCGTAGGTTCTGTCCTGTTCCCCGTTTCCAATGCCGCAAGCCGGCTCTGCCGATGTCCGAGGAGGGACTGCCAACTTTAGCAGCAATCAAGGCTTCCCCTGCCCCAGCTCACACACAGGGAGGAGTCCCTCCTAGCCACACGCAGGAAGGAGGGGTGGCAAGCAGGCCAAGTCCAGCCTGCCCAGATCCCTGGCTGCAACAGGATGCTGGTGAGCTGAatggagggagctgctgcagtaGTCCATATTTGCAGCTGTCACCTCCCTTAAAGCTGGAGCCTACACCGCGGTTCAAAATGGAGGCGCTTGGGCCAAGGGGCTCCCAATTAACACTCCCCATGGGATGCGAGGGCTTAGCCATCAAGCAGTTTCAGGATGCTCTCGCGCTCCTTGAGGCTCTTCCAGGCCTGGTCTTTCTCCTTCTTCGTCGGGGTGCGCTTCTTCTGGCGGGCGGCCATGATCTTGCGGAAGGCGTCCATCACCTCGTTGTCAGCCATGCGCACCCGGTGGCGCAGCTCCTGCCTGTGCAGCTCCTCCTTGGCCAGCCTGCAAAGGGTTTGCAAAGGGGTTAGGCGGTTTGCGcctaccttccaagtcccagactgcagaatctgggtgtgacaccggaagttgcatcaacgtAACTTCCGTTGTCGCTCTgcctatctatgggcaccaaaaatggccgccgcggacaccggaagtcacagctatgcacttccggacatgcgtagatgagacttttgaagccggcagcggccatttttggcgcccatagaagggcaaatcagaaaaaaaatggccgccggcaggagaaaataacggagaaaaacgggagacgaagtgatacgggggaccaccgggaaaaggtaagtaaaaacgggggtttcccagggaaaacggggtacttggcagctatgggtttgcgGGATCTGCGGGTTGCTTTTCAGCAATGGGAAGCAGCTCCCGAAGCAGATTTGCAACAGGAATATAACACggtaattaaagaaaaaaaacttatttCTATTTGACACACAGCAGTATTCAAATAATTCGGTCACTGGTGCCATTCACATGCCCAGGAAAACAAAACCATATTCGCCTGGGACTGAAAtgagggcaaataataataataataataataataataataataataataataataatacaagttgCCACCAGGCAGGCCTTCCCgaggagagcatcccacagacaGGAGGCTAAGGAAAGGTCTCTTTCTGACACCCTCCAGGTCTCCCTAGAAGGTGGCATGCAGAGAATGGCCTCTGATGATGATCTGAGGGTCCGGACAAGCTCCTATGGGGAAAGGTGGTCCTTAACATAAAGGGGCCTCAAACTGGATAAAACACGGGGAGGTTTCAACCACACCATGGAAACCCTAAGCTGCGGCAATCTGCGCTTCCATCTCTAACCAGCTCTGGTCTGGAACACCAACCCccaaggaagaggaggggaataaaaatgaaacaaaaaacatcTGCATGGCCAAAAAGGTAAAGCGATGAGGCCATTAGATTCTCCACCCacatctgtgtttttttttttattaaaaaaaaaggcaaattatTCTAACCGGTTTCAACCTTGCATTTTTACAACGTTGCCACCCACCCTGGGGGCCAGGGGTGAAGGGGGGGCAAGAAATCATTATCCTCCTCTTCCCACCTGAGCAGCTCGACTTTCTTGGCCCGGTTGTGTGCGCTCAGAGCTTTGAGTTCAGCCTGCCTCTTCCGCAGCTCGGCCAGCACCTCGTCCTCCGAGTCCTCAGCAGGCCGGTCCTCCGACTCCAGCAGGCCTTGAGCAATCAGCTCTTCTTTGATGCGGCCTTCCAGAGACTTGGTGTGGGGCACACTGCGAGAGGACACAAGAAGGGTGCCAGGGTGAGGGAAACCTCGGCACTCAGAGAGGTCTGGTGGCGGGGAGCAGAGCCTAAggtctaggccagtgtttccaaacatctggtctcctgctgttttcagattacaattcccatcatccatggccactggtcttgctacctagggatgatgggagttgtagtccaaaaacagctggtgacccaaggttgggaaaaacTGGTCTAGACCTAGGTGAGGAGCCTTCCAGTAAACGGGAACACCGGGCAAGCTTTGGCTGAGTCATTTGTTCTCAGCCTCGGTTTCCCAAGAGCCGTTTCCCCCTTCCGTATAGTCGGAACTGATTGCCAGCTTTGGCAATTTGGCGGTATGCAAAATTAGCATCGTTTTGTAGTTTGTGTTTGACCGGGTTCCACTCATGCAGCAGATTTCCTCTTCGTCTCCTCTCCCAAAATCCGCTCCAGAGGGGCCCCAATCCTCCGTTTTGGGGAgcgtgcagtgtgtgtgtgtgtgcgagcgcAGGGGAGTGGAGGGGGAAGAGACAGTGTTGGATAAAGCCCATTGTGTTTCATGGTTTCCATTGATATTATCATTTGTAAGCCGTCTCAAGGTCACCTGTGACAGAAAAGGGTATATAAAAGCTGTAAAGAAAGGGGGCGCCAGTGGCTAGTCCAGCgttgcttttttggggtggggtggggtggggggaatggcacCAACAGCTTTCCCAGAGTTACCCCACCACCTGGCAGTGCCACCTCTCCCATGAAGCTGTCACCAACATTTGAGCTGAAAGGTTAatctttttctctgtttttaagtCCTGTTTTTTTACACGCCTCCGATGGCAAATAACGTGGAGTGCTTGTTAGTTTTCACAGCTGCCCTTTTACGCACCTCGGATTTGGAACCCATTTTTAGAGTTTGGTCATGATTTACACTTTgatttacagtcaaacctcggttgtcgaacgtcaaccgttccggaagaccattcaacttccgaagcgttcgacaaccgaggatcaaagggcggtcggcaaagtcaatggagaTAAAAGGAAAAAACTCCCCGGAAGCTGTTTCCGAAAATGGTTTGAAAACCGGAGCAGTTACTTCCGAGTTTTCGGtgcttgggagccaaaacatacaaTAACGGAGGAATTCGGGAGCCAAGGTTTGACTATATTAGGAACTTCCCCCAGCCTCCACTCCAAAAAGAGCCAATGAGGGAAAAGGAAGGGTAGATTTCTAGAAGGCTGATTTAAAAGGAACAATAatctactgcaatgcgctctacgtggagctacctttgaaggtgactcggaaactgcaattaatccagaatgcggcagctagactggtgactgggagtggccgccgagaccataaaacaccggtcctgagagacctgcattggctcccagtacgtttccaagcacaattcaaagtgttggtgctgacctttaaagccttaaacggccttggtcctgtactGTATACccgaagaagtgtctccacccccatcgttctgcccggacactgaggtccagcgccgagggccttctggcagttccctccctgtgagaagtgaggttacaggaaaccaggcaagaaggccttctcggtagtggcgcctgccctgtggaacgccctcccatcagatgtcaaggaaacaaacaactatctgactttcagaagacatctgaagacagccctgtttagggaagtttttaatgtttaatgctgtattgtgttcttaacattcggttgggagccgcccagaattgctggggaaacccagtcagatgggtggggtataaataataaattattattaattattcatTATCATTAATTATCATCTTATGAAGCGCTCACCTGAAGGGCTTGTTTTGGCTGCGGGGGGAAGTGCTGGCCCCATCAGCTGTGGAGTCCTTGCCTGCTATCTCGGGAATAGGCGAGTCTTCGATGGGGGAGATTATGTTCtcctacacagagagagagagagggcagatGGGAGAGGTGAGATTTACGGGGTCTTCCAGgctgccacctcctctccctgAGAAATCAGGGCCTGCTGAAGCCAAAGGAGGCTCCAATCTGGATTGTGTCCGCTTACTTCTACTAACGCCTGCAGAAGCCGCTGGGTCAGAGGTCCAAAGGGGCAGCCGTCCTCAGGCTGTTCATGCTGGGACTCGGACTTCTTTAGCAAAGCGTCAACATCTGGAAAGGGTGGGAACAAAGGAGCAGTTGAGTAGTGGCTTGGCAACTTAGGCAAAAGTGGGCACCCTTAGGCAGACGCCCAGACGCGTAGGAATGTTCTGTTGTGGGAAGATTTTGGGCTTTCCCATAATAACCACACCGCCGTAGGGGAAACCAAACCCGTGGGTGCGCCACAAGTCAATGGGAAGAACTTTATACCAACCTAGACGAGCAGTTCATCAAGCCAAGGGCCATCAAACCTTAAAGGCACTGCCAGCCTaggggaatagctcagttggctagtgcgtggtgctgttaatgccaaggttgcaggttcaatccccgtacgggacagctgcctattcctgcattgcaggggattggactagattagggtttcccaaacttgggtctccagctattttcgaactacagttcccatcatcccctagctagcaggaccagtggtcagggatgatgggaactgcagtccaaaagcagctggtggcccaagtttgggaaactctagtcccttcaaactctatagagttctatgattctatccaaaGACTTCCACCCGATAATCCTTAGTTAACTGAGAGTCAAACCTGCAGGCTGATCTGTGTAAAGGAAGGGTGGGCAAGCTTTCAATGGCTATATACAATGGTGGATCAAAGACCACATAGCGGGGTCAGGGCTGGCAGTAGGTGTGGTCAGGGCCTGGGTCCTCCCCGTCTCTCTCGCCCTCTTCCCCGCTCTCACTCACTCCTTGCCTCCCTGCCCACAAATACCCTGCCTACTTTCCCCTCCATCTCTCTCCAATGACACTGATCAACTGCACGCTGCATGCCTCTCCAACTGATTAGAGCTGGGAAGAGTTGAGTGGTGCTACCGTGCCAactgcagcaggaaggcaaacggcgggATCTCAGTGATCCTGCCATGTGCCTCCCACCCACTTGGCTGTCCGGAAATGGCTAAGAAGCACCCCCATGAGAGCCCTTCTCAGCTATTCCTAGGGCAAAACAGCTCAGGTGTGGCGGGGAAAGAGCCCTGCAGGGCAACACAGAGTTTGACTCAGGGCTTACATGTCAACATATAAAGTGTGTGCCGTATTGGtgacatatacaggtgaaactcagaaaattagaatacagtatcgtcgaaaagtgcatttatttcagtaacgcaacttaaaaggtgaaaacaatatatgagatagatgcatgacatgcaaagcgagatatgtcaagcctttatttgttgtaactatttgtcgttaggcgggtcaattataaatggaatgtaattaatgaaatgtaatagcgatgtttatttttgcattattgtaactatttgttttattattgtggaatttccaaaagaaagcatttgcaaaaattaaaagaaaaatttaaaataataagttgcattactgaaataaatgcacttttcgatgatattctaattttccgagtttcacctgtaaagcaTGGCCTGTATTGGTGAGCTGCAAACTCCCCCAGAAAAGATGGCACACTCCGTTGCGCACAAGATTCTGCAGAGTAGCTCTCGGGTACCTTTAGTGTCCAGCTCTGTCAGGGGCCccaaaatgcctttcttcttgTCAGCAGTAACGGCGGCCCGAGCCCCATCCTTCTGCTCCTCCAGCATGTCTTCTTGGGCCCAGCGCTGGGAGTAATGCTTTCCCAGAGGTGGGATCTACAGGGGCAGGACAACCATGCATTCAAATTGTGCAATAGCAGGGCGGAATGGCAAGTCTAACTCTGCCTGCACTCATCAATGTCCAGATGTTTTGCTCCCTCCCCGGATGTAGCTCCACACAAATCCCACTGCCCTACCTTCTACcgtttcctcctcctgcctgctgaGCCTCCTGCTAGTCCTTGCCTCCATTCCACAATGTGCACTACGTTATTCCCTCCCCCAACAAACCTGTTCCATACTGAATTCCGTTGGGCCCCTCAATGTGTCATTGTGTTCCCATCACCTTCAGCTAGGCAACTGAAACAGGCATCGTAGCTAAATTCAGTGGTCAACAGGCAAAGAAGGGAAGAGGAGCACAAACTGTCTGCTTGGCACCTAGGACAGTTATCCAACACGCCCAATGGCAGGTGCAGCACGCTGAGCAGGCAAAACTACGGAGGAGAACCACATTAAGCAGGGGCAGAAGTAACACTTCCCATGCTCAAATGAAATACTGATGCAAGATGGATGCAGAGGAAAGTTCTTTCATCTTGCCAATGCCAGGTGTTACTGAGAAGAGAGGGTATGTGTGAAGTTTTATCTCCATTTAGTAAGAGCTGCATGACAGTGGGACCGGCTCCCTCGAgaagttgtggattctccttccttggaggtttttaagcagaggttggatggccatctgtcttggatgctttagctgagatttctgcactgcagagggttggactagatgccccttgggggggtctcttccacctctacaattctgtgattctgtggctCTCTGAtgttcattatacacctttaggcaccggGCAAAAACGATCctcttaaaccaggcctttggttgacccgatttacatcctatgcccttttaaaatgtgtttttggggggtggggtggggggctattgggttgttgtttttatttttattgggtattttgtggttttatatcttgattttattctggctgagtggagatttgaactgcaGTGCAACCCTCTAACTATTGTACCATGGTGGCTGGCGCACACAATTTGTGTGCTGAGATCCccgagtatagggtggtatataaattcaataaataataataataatgtgacagCTGTTGTTTAAGCTGGCTTTGGTATTTTATATAATCCCAGCTGTTgcatcttttcttcttccaatctTATGGCAGTAGGCCATGTTGAACTCTTGGGTAGCTTGAAAGTTTTTCAAggcaaaatatataaacaaagaaGAGGTGTTTCACGAAGCAGGGGAATGTCCAAGGTCAAGAAAGGGAATGTGAGCAAGAGGCTGGTTGCATTATCTGGGAAGCATCAACATGTGACCTTGCCGATAAAGATAAGTGAGGTGGCCTGGGTGGGGAGGCTCCCTTCACTTTGGCACCCGCTGGCTCACATATCTGGCTGGTGGTTAAGGCTATAAAAGTTCCATATCCAGCAATAGCCAAGTCTCAAAGATAAGAAGAGAGTTGCAGCAACTTCTCCCAATGAGAAAGCCACCGTGGTACAATAGTTAGAGGGTTGCACTACAAATCTGGGAgaccacagttcaaatccccactcagccagaacAGATAACAGATAACCTTAAAATCTGGGCTGGCAGAGCTGGAGAAGACGCAGAACAGGACAGCTAAAAACAAGCAGGAAGAGCTTAAAAGGTCAGAGCAGCAGGAATGCCAGGTCACAACGCAAAGAACGATCCTCTTTAACAACCTCTCAGCAGCAAAGGTGGACAGAACCACAATCTCTCCTGCTTTACtaacctcacccccccccccccaactttactCTCTCGCCTCCAGCCAGTTGGAGCAAATAGGAGTCTTGTGTTGTCCtacagcagagaggaggagatcgCAGTGGGACTTGCAGGGAGGAAACCACAGTTTCTCCCAGCTTTTGCAACTAACTGAGGGGCATCTCTAGCTAGAGCTGGGAAGCttccccatctgaaatcctggagaaccactgccagccagtatAGAAAATTCTGAAATTGACATGActctgtatgaggcagcttctcCTGCTTCAGTTCCTCTGAGGGACTGTTAaagaaatacaggtgaaacttggaaaattagaatatcgtcaaaaagtgcctttctttcagtaacgcaacttaaaaggtgaaaccaatatatgagatagatgcatgacatgcaaagcaagatatgtcaagcctttatttgttgtaactgtaattatttgtcgttaggcgggtcaattataaatggaatgtaattcatgaaatgtaatagcgatgtttatttttgtattattgtaactatttgttttattactgtggaatttccaaaagaaagcatttgtaaaaattaaaagaaaaatacaaaataataagttgcattactgaaataaatgtacttttcgacgatattctaattttccgagtttcacctgtaagtagGTTCCTTAGGTTGTGGCCTGGCAACACTACTTAAAACATTCCCACCATAGTGCACACAGCTAGCACCATGTGCTGAGCTGTGGGAAATGTTAAGAGAAGCCAGCAGGAAAGATGGtcctggaccaggcacccccaaacttcagccctccagatgttttggactacatttcccatcttcccgaaccactggtcctgttagcgaggtatcatgggagttgtaggccaaaacatctggagggccgcagtttggggatgcctgtggacCTGGACATTTACATTACAAGAGAGGTTAGCCTGCGAGTCCTGCTTTACAACAA
Above is a window of Zootoca vivipara chromosome 2, rZooViv1.1, whole genome shotgun sequence DNA encoding:
- the TADA3 gene encoding transcriptional adapter 3 isoform X2; the encoded protein is MSELKDCPLQFHDFKSVDHLKVCPRYTAVLARSEDDGIGIEELDTLQLELETLLSSASRRLRVLETETQILTDWQDKKGDRRFLKLEKKEHELGTPVKHGKPKKQKLEGKGGHSTGQGPGRPKSKNLQPKIQEYEFPDDPIDVPRIPKNDAPNRFWASVEPYCADLTSEEVRTLEELLKPPEDEAEHYKIPPLGKHYSQRWAQEDMLEEQKDGARAAVTADKKKGILGPLTELDTKDVDALLKKSESQHEQPEDGCPFGPLTQRLLQALVEENIISPIEDSPIPEIAGKDSTADGASTSPRSQNKPFSVPHTKSLEGRIKEELIAQGLLESEDRPAEDSEDEVLAELRKRQAELKALSAHNRAKKVELLRLAKEELHRQELRHRVRMADNEVMDAFRKIMAARQKKRTPTKKEKDQAWKSLKERESILKLLDG
- the TADA3 gene encoding transcriptional adapter 3 isoform X1, translated to MSLSLLADPASRTMSELKDCPLQFHDFKSVDHLKVCPRYTAVLARSEDDGIGIEELDTLQLELETLLSSASRRLRVLETETQILTDWQDKKGDRRFLKLEKKEHELGTPVKHGKPKKQKLEGKGGHSTGQGPGRPKSKNLQPKIQEYEFPDDPIDVPRIPKNDAPNRFWASVEPYCADLTSEEVRTLEELLKPPEDEAEHYKIPPLGKHYSQRWAQEDMLEEQKDGARAAVTADKKKGILGPLTELDTKDVDALLKKSESQHEQPEDGCPFGPLTQRLLQALVEENIISPIEDSPIPEIAGKDSTADGASTSPRSQNKPFSVPHTKSLEGRIKEELIAQGLLESEDRPAEDSEDEVLAELRKRQAELKALSAHNRAKKVELLRLAKEELHRQELRHRVRMADNEVMDAFRKIMAARQKKRTPTKKEKDQAWKSLKERESILKLLDG